In a genomic window of Syntrophorhabdaceae bacterium:
- a CDS encoding Xaa-Pro peptidase family protein, translating to MRENRISRVVDILGEMDMDACVLRGMDNIFYLSGFRGSEGALVVTRGDVLLLTDFRYITHAAEVTKNVTILEIKPKIDILADICRKYDIRKLGFDSLHTTYDTYFRWKESLKETELIPLAQRVENIRAIKEPVEIEAIRKAIGIGTAAFTETFEAIRPGKTEKQVAAELEHAMRRHGADCPSFSTIVASGPRAALPHAEPTDRELREGESVIIDFGVQVDGYCSDETCSFVIGETNGKIQEIFSIVRDAKDLGLASVRKGMPVRDLDMIVRGYIEEKGYGEFFRHGTGHGVGVAVHEAPAVSTQSEGLIEPHMVFTIEPGIYIPHLGGVRLEDMVLIEEDRTTVLTKIRKDMLKIGG from the coding sequence ATGAGGGAAAACAGGATCAGCCGCGTCGTCGACATACTCGGTGAGATGGATATGGATGCCTGCGTCTTGAGGGGCATGGACAATATTTTTTACCTCTCCGGTTTCAGGGGCTCCGAAGGCGCCCTTGTGGTGACCCGGGGCGACGTCCTGCTCCTTACCGACTTCCGGTACATCACCCATGCCGCCGAGGTGACGAAAAATGTCACCATCCTTGAAATCAAGCCGAAAATAGATATCCTCGCCGATATATGCAGGAAATATGACATCCGCAAATTGGGCTTCGACAGCCTCCATACCACCTACGACACCTATTTTCGATGGAAAGAGAGCCTCAAGGAGACGGAGCTCATCCCCCTCGCACAACGGGTGGAAAATATCAGGGCAATTAAAGAGCCGGTAGAGATCGAGGCGATCAGGAAGGCAATCGGGATAGGGACCGCAGCTTTTACCGAAACCTTCGAAGCGATACGTCCCGGTAAGACAGAGAAACAGGTCGCCGCCGAACTGGAGCACGCGATGCGGAGGCATGGGGCAGATTGTCCCTCTTTCAGCACGATTGTCGCCTCGGGACCGAGGGCTGCCCTTCCCCATGCGGAGCCCACGGACCGGGAGCTCCGGGAGGGAGAATCGGTCATTATCGACTTCGGGGTACAGGTGGACGGCTACTGCAGCGACGAGACCTGCTCATTCGTCATCGGCGAGACAAACGGCAAGATTCAGGAGATTTTTTCCATAGTGAGAGATGCAAAGGACCTGGGCCTGGCAAGCGTCCGAAAGGGAATGCCGGTCAGGGACCTCGATATGATCGTGAGGGGTTATATAGAGGAGAAGGGCTACGGCGAATTCTTCCGTCACGGCACGGGACACGGGGTGGGCGTAGCCGTCCACGAAGCCCCCGCCGTCAGCACCCAATCCGAGGGCCTGATCGAGCCTCATATGGTCTTTACCATCGAGCCGGGTATCTATATACCTCATTTAGGTGGCGTCCGGCTCGAGGATATGGTACTTATAGAAGAGGACAGGACAACCGTCCTTACCAAAATTCGAAAAGATATGCTTAAAATAGGCGGCTGA
- the efp gene encoding elongation factor P, with the protein MVVFTNEFRKGLRILVDNEPFVIVEFQHVKPGKGGAFVRTRLKSLVTGNVLERTYKSGDKADVPELEEREMQFLYKEGTNYYFMDQNTYDQLFIVEEQLGDAKNYLKEGFVIQVLIYQGKTIGAEIANFVNLVIAQTEPGIRGDTAQNATKPAVLETGYTIQVPLFVEQGETVRIDTRTGQYLERVK; encoded by the coding sequence ATGGTAGTTTTTACAAACGAATTCAGAAAAGGTTTAAGAATCCTTGTCGATAACGAGCCTTTCGTAATTGTCGAATTTCAGCACGTCAAACCCGGGAAGGGCGGCGCCTTTGTGCGTACCCGCCTTAAAAGCCTCGTAACGGGGAATGTCCTGGAAAGGACGTACAAGTCGGGAGATAAAGCCGACGTGCCGGAGCTCGAAGAGAGGGAGATGCAATTCCTCTACAAAGAAGGGACCAATTATTATTTTATGGACCAGAATACCTACGATCAGCTTTTTATCGTGGAGGAGCAGCTGGGAGATGCAAAGAATTACCTCAAAGAGGGTTTCGTGATACAGGTGCTTATCTATCAGGGTAAGACCATAGGGGCGGAAATAGCCAATTTTGTCAATCTCGTCATTGCCCAGACCGAACCCGGGATCAGGGGAGATACCGCGCAGAATGCGACCAAACCCGCCGTGCTCGAGACGGGATATACGATTCAGGTCCCCCTCTTCGTGGAACAGGGTGAAACCGTAAGGATCGATACAAGGACGGGGCAGTATCTTGAAAGGGTAAAGTAG
- the tmk gene encoding dTMP kinase: MLITFEGIEGSGKSTQIALLNEYLIAKGYSVIQTREPGGTTFGEALRKVVLQTDMQIFPLSELLLLMAMRAEHMERVIMPALQDGKIVLCDRFVDATYAYQGYGRNIDLGIIETLNRLVTKGVRPNLTFLLDVSVETGLRRKAEDAPMDRFEKEALSFHKLIRDAYVKLSEEDPKRFFVIDGNQAMEKVRDILRQQTEILLKNHGI; this comes from the coding sequence ATGCTGATCACCTTTGAAGGCATCGAGGGGAGCGGTAAATCGACGCAGATAGCTCTTTTAAATGAATATCTCATCGCAAAAGGATATTCGGTAATACAGACAAGGGAGCCCGGAGGGACGACTTTCGGCGAGGCCCTTCGCAAGGTAGTGCTCCAGACGGACATGCAGATCTTTCCCCTCTCGGAGCTCCTCCTGCTCATGGCCATGAGGGCCGAGCACATGGAGCGGGTAATCATGCCGGCCCTTCAGGACGGCAAGATCGTCTTGTGCGACCGGTTCGTCGATGCCACCTATGCATATCAGGGCTATGGCAGGAATATAGATCTCGGGATCATCGAGACCCTGAACAGGCTTGTCACCAAAGGCGTGCGGCCTAATCTGACTTTCCTTCTCGACGTGTCCGTGGAGACCGGTCTCAGGCGGAAAGCCGAGGACGCCCCTATGGATCGCTTCGAGAAAGAGGCGCTCTCCTTTCATAAACTCATACGGGATGCCTATGTGAAGCTCTCGGAAGAAGACCCCAAACGGTTTTTTGTAATCGACGGTAACCAGGCGATGGAAAAAGTCCGGGACATTCTCCGGCAGCAGACGGAAATACTTCTCAAAAACCATGGGATTTAG